From a region of the Arachis ipaensis cultivar K30076 chromosome B09, Araip1.1, whole genome shotgun sequence genome:
- the LOC107619802 gene encoding protein enabled homolog isoform X1, with amino-acid sequence MNHYIPFKPESYNMINPKLYLPFILLFIFHLFSHVLTQKISEVSYYLIYHQGGFIVYPTGLEPIPVPPPGSPPPPPPPPDWPPRRPPRPPPRPNLLPYHTNLLGYHSNAFQGIKKNPIYTSHLVGYYPYYYYQPYYIPFLVPSTRSNHYPRALSMQDTIGVEYFDKDAGNNFFKHPTLLLKDLEKGQRHDPAYVVRDDPSYYYQGGIMVYPMEIEPIPTVPYPNPQHPSPIPTIPISPPSLPLPRRPRPHHRQPPRLRKVKQNHEYQPISSLMPSTKRNHYTHSATYPSSLKHGRFY; translated from the exons ATGAATCACTACATTCCATTCAAGCCAGAGAGTTACAACATGATTAACCCAAAGCTCTACCTTCcctttattcttctttttatttttcacttaTTCTCTCATGTCTTGACACAAAAAATATCTGAGG TTAGCTATTATCTCATTTACCACCAAGGCGGATTCATAGTATATCCAACGGGATTAGAACCAATTCCTGTGCCGCCTCCGGGTTCACCTCCGCCACCCCCTCCACCTCCAGATTGGCCGCCTCGTCGGCCGCCGCGTCCACCTCCTCGTCCTAATTTGCTACCTTATCATACAAACTTGTTGGGTTACCATTCTAATGCCTTTCAAGGGATTAAGAAAAACCCCATATATACGTCTCACCTAGTTGGTTACTatccttattattattatcaacctTATTATATTCCTTTTCTGGTGCCTTCAACTAGAAGCAATCACTATCCTCGTGCCTTAAGCATGCAAGATACTATTG GGGTAGAATACTTTGACAAGGATGCCGGAAACAATTTTTTCAAGCATCCAACATTATTGTTGAAGGATTTGGAAAAAGGACAAAGACATGACCCTGCATATGTAG TTAGAGATGATCCCAGTTACTACTATCAAGGAGGAATAATGGTGTATCCAATGGAAATAGAACCAATTCCGACAGTTCCATATCCAAATCCACAACATCCTTCTCCGATTCCAACCATACCAATTTCGCCTCCGTCTCTGCCTCTGCCTCGCCGTCCCCGTCCCCATCATCGTCAACCTCCTAGGCTACGAAAAGTTAAACAAAACCATGAATATCAACCTATTTCTTCTTTGATGCCTTCAACCAAAAGAAATCACTATACTCATTCAGCTACGTACCCATCAAGCCTTAAGCATGGTAGATTTTATTG
- the LOC107614756 gene encoding uncharacterized protein LOC107614756 gives MRYFGPFSVIARIGKVAYKLELPNTARIHPVFHISLLKKCEGVPSPATIPSPLLVDEKGYQLQPQTTLGHRMIKKDGKWIEEVLIKWQNTLGEEATWEPYEEMKTQYPNFDLEDKVHFNGGGNVTSEREKTVRKKGEQQKGDLTNFHMEGEE, from the coding sequence ATGCGTTATTTTGGTCCTTTTTCCGTCATTGCTCGAATAGGTAAGGTAGCCTACAAGCTGGAACTCCCCAATACAGCCCGAATCCACCCTGTCTTCCACATATCTCTGCTCAAGAAGTGTGAAGGAGTCCCAtcaccagctaccatcccttctcCGCTGCTAGTAGATGAGAAGGGCTATCAATTACAACCTCAGACAACCTTGGGGCATCGGATGATAAAAAAAGATGGCAAGTGGATTGAAGAAGTTCTCATTAAGTGGCAAAATACCTTGGGAGAGGAGGCAACGTGGGAACCCTATGAAGAAATGAAGACACAATATCCTAATTTTGACCTTGAGGACAAGGTCCATTTCAATGGAGGGGGTAATGTTACAAGTGAGAGAGAGAAAACCGTTAGAAAAAAAGGAGAGCAACAGAAAGGGGATCTAACAAACTTTCACATGGAAGGAGAGGAGTGA
- the LOC107614753 gene encoding uncharacterized protein LOC107614753: MNFQLPRQFTLPSTLTLYDGLSDPKQHVKKFRSIMIVNGASDPILCRCFPSFLDGPALDWFCSLPADSISRFQELAGQFEDHFAASAIYLHNSDYLTTIKQGPQESLKDYIIRFTKVAMRIPDLHPKVHLHAIKSGLRPGKFQETIAVTKPKTLAEFHEKAKGQIDVEELRQARRTERSTTSKDDDKPRDGKKAFKPVPRYDSYTQFNTKRDDIIKEILNSKLIKPPRKAGNYPESKSVDKSKYCTFHQKHGHTTDECVIAKDLLERLAR, translated from the coding sequence ATGAACTTTCAGCTCCCCAGACAATTCACTCTTCCGTCGACTCTAACCCTATATGACGGATTGAGCGACCCAAAGCAACATGTCAAGAAGTTCCGATCTATTATGATTGTTAATGGTGCATCTGATCCAATTCTTTGTCGATGTTTTCCATCTTTtttagacggtcctgcacttgacTGGTTTTGCTCTTTGCCTGCAGATTCGATATCCCGTTTTCAGGAGTTAGCTGGCCAATTTGAAGACCATTTTGCAGCGTCCGCAATATACCTCCACAATTCCGACTATTTAACGACTATTAAGCAGGGACCACAAGAGAGCCTGAAGGATTACATCATCCGCTTTACAAAGGTCGCCATGAGGATCCCCGACCTCCATCCAAAGGTCCACCTCCACGCCATTAAAAGCGGCCTCCGCCCCGGCAAATTTCAGGAAACTATCGCTGTGACAAAGCCCAAAACTTTAGCCGAGTTTCATGAGAAAGCCAAAGGTCAGATTGATGTCGAAGAACTCAGGCAAGCAAGGAGGACAGAAAGATCAACCACAAGCAAAGACGACGATAAACCCCGGGATGGCAAAAAAGCATTTAAGCCGGTCCCTCGTTATGACTCATACACTCAATTCAACACAAAAAGGGACGACATTATCAAGGAGATACTCAACTCTAAGCTAATTAAGCCTCCTCGCAAAGCCGGCAATTATCCAGAATCAAAAAGCGTTGACAAATCGAAATATTGCACTTTTCACCAGAAACACGGACACACAACCGACGAATGCGTCATTGCTAAAGATCTCCTCGAAAGACTAGCAAGGTAA